The sequence GGATCAACCCGATCCAGCGCCCGGTTTACCGCCAGCTCGGCGAGCATGACGATCTGCTGGATCGCCAGCGCCGTACTGCGCTGCGGGCGACTGAGCTGATCAGCCAGATCAGCGGCCATGACATTGGCTGAAGCCAGTGATTCGCAGGCGTGGGCCAGCAAGCTTTCGGTGTCGATGTCCGGGTGGATGAGGAACATCGTACTGGGCTGACGCGGTTTGACCGGTTCGGGACAGAGGTAGAAATCGAGGGCGCGCTTGATGGCTTCGCGGGTTTTGATCTGGTCGTCGGCGCGGATGGCGTCTTCGAGTGGGGTTGTGGGATCGATGGGTGGATCGGGTACGGGCTTAGTCATTTACTCAGTCCTCACTGATTGGAGCCAACAATTACCGTTTCTCACGCGGCGAATTGGGTGGCAGCTACGTACGGGGTGAGAAACCGGGCAAGGACCAGTACAACCTCCGGCCGGACCGAAGTCCGCCCGTACATAGCCGCCATAAAAATGCAGGCAGCAATCAGCTGGCGCCGATTATGACGGTACTGGTATTGGAATAATACTTAGCCCGGGTTCTCACACCCGATCACCGAGTTTTCGGCGACAACCAGAGACTAGAGAGCGCACGTCCGACGGACAACCTGAAAACCTTGTGGGAAGGTTCTGGTTATTTGACACAAATTTAAACAGCCAAAAGCCAACCCTCACCCTAGCCCTCTCCCAGAGGGAGAGGGGACTGATCGGGGTGTTTGGCAGAGCTACGCCGACGTGCGATACCGCGTTGAACTCAGGTTTTGAAACAGATCAAAAGCCCCTCACCCTAGCCCTCTCCCGGAGGGAGAGGGGACTGATCGTGGTGTTTGGGAGAGCTACGCCGACGTGCGATACCGCGTTGAACTCAGATTCTGAAAAGCTCACAAATCGGCTCCCTCTCCCTCGGGAGAGGGCTGGGGTGAGGGGCGAATCCAACACCGAACAAAAGCCGACCGCATGCTCTTCACCACTCAACAGGATGAGCGTTAGCTCGGCTGCAGCTCTTGATCTGTAAGGCGACGTCGGAAGGCTGAGTGGAGGGATTGATCCGGGCGTGGGAGCGCAGCGACCGTTTGGCGAAGCCAAACACAGCGAGAGGAGGTGCAGCGAAGCAAACCGGAGACGCTGCGCCCGGATCGAGCCCGGAGCGAAGGAACCCCGAGCCCCAGCGAGCGGGCCGTACGTAGGAGCAAGCGTTTTTGGTTACTTTTGAGGCGTTTGTCAAAAGTGACCCGCCGTAAGGGCGGAACCGTAATCAGCAACACCCGCAACAACGGATATGTACCCAACGAAACTGACAGCGCCGACAGCTAGCCGTCACCCTCCTGACCCCCAAACAAGTTTATAACTACCCAACCTGCCCAAACTCCAAACCTCCGGCGCCCACCCCGCATGCGAATCCAAAAGAACAAAGCCCTGCTCGCCACCCTATTGATCGTCCTCGCAGGCGCAGGTCTGTGGTACGCCCTGAAACCCGCCCCGACCAAACTCGCCATCCCCACCGCCATCCCGGTGCGAGTCATAGCGGTCAGCGAAAAAGACGTCCCCCGCTACACCAGCGGCATCGGCTCCGTACTCTCATTACACAGCGTCGTAGTGCGCCCACAAATAGACGGCATCCTCACCAAAATCCTCGTCAAAGAAGGCCAACTCGTCAAAACAGGCGACCTGCTGGCCACCATCGACGACCGCTCCATCCGCGCCAGCCTCGACCAGGCCCGCGCCCAACTGGGCGAAAGCCAGGCGCAACTGCAAGTCGCCCTGGTCAACCTCAAACGCTACAAACTGCTCACCGTCGACGACGGCATCTCGAAACAGACCTACGACCAGCAACAAGCCTTGGTCAACCAACTCAAAGCCACCGCCCAAGGCAACCAGGCTTCGATCGACGCCGCGCAGGTACAGCTTTCCTACACGCAGATCCGCTCCCCGGTCACCGGCCGCGTCGGTATTCGCACAGTCGACGAAGGCAACTTCCTGCGCATGACCGACACCGCCGGCCTGTTCACCGTCACCCAGATCGACCCGATCGCCGTCGAATTCTCCCTGCCGCAGCAAATGCTGCCGACCCTGCAAGGCCTGATCAACGATCCGCAACGCGCGCAGGTCAAGGCCTACATCGGCGCCGACACCGATGGCGAAACCGGCAACCTGCTCGGCGAAGGTCACCTGACCCTGATCGACAACCAGATCAACGCCAACACCGGCACCATCCGCGCCAAAGCCGAATTCGCCAACGCCAGCCAGAAGCTCTGGCCCGGCCTGCTGGTCACGGTAAAAATTCAGACAGCCCTCGACAAAGATGCGCTGGTCGTCCCGCCCACCGTCGTACAACGTGGTCTCGACCAACACTTCGTTTACCGGGTGAATGGCGACAAAGTTGAAGCTGTACAAGTGCAGATGGTTTATCAAGGCAGCGGCCAGGACATCATCAAAGGCGTGAAGGCCGGTGACGTGCTGGTCACCGATGGCCAGTCGCGGCTTAAACCGGGCTCCACGGTGCAAGTCATGACCGAACCGGCGCAGGTGGTGCAAGCGGAGCCGAAACCATGAAGGCGCACAAAGGCGTCTCCACGTGGTGCATCGATCACCCGGTCGCGACAATCCTGCTGACCATCGCGCTGGTGCTGGTCGGCGCGATTGCCTTCCCGCGCCTGCCAATCGCCCCACTGCCGGAAGCGGAATTTCCGACGATTCAGGTTTCCGCGCAGTTGCCCGGCGCCAGCCCCGACACCATGGCCTCGTCCGTGGCCACGCCGCTGGAGGTGCAATTCAGCGCCATCCCCGGCATGACCCAGATGACCTCCAGCAGTGCCTTGGGCTCCAGCCTTTTGACCCTGCAGTTCACCCTCGATAAAAGCATCGACACCGCCGCCCAGGAAGTCCAAGCGGCGATCAACACCGCCGCCGGCAAACTGCCCAAGGACATGCCGACGCTGCCAACGTGGAAGAAGGTCAACCCGGCCGACAGCCCGGTGCTGATCCTCAGCGTCAGCTCGACGCAGATGCCCGGCACCGAACTCAGCGACCTGGTGGAAACCCTGCTCTCGCGTCAGATCAGCCAGATCGACGGCGTAGGCCAAATCAACATCACCGGTCAGCAACGTCCGGCGATCCGCGTACAAGCCTCGGCCGACAAACTCGCGGCGATCGGCCTGACCCTCGCCGACATCCGACTGGCGATCCAGCAGACCAGCCTCAACCTCGCCAAGGGTGCGTTGTACGGCGAATCGAGCATTTCCACACTGTCGACCAACGACCAGTTGTTCCATCCCGAGGACTACAGCCAGCTCATCGTTTCCTACAAGGATGGCGCCCCGGTTCACCTGCGCGATGTCGCCAAAGTCGTCAACGGTTCGGAAGATGCCTACGTGCAAGCGTGGGCCGGTGACCAACCCGGTGTGAACCTGGTGATCTCGCGCCAGCCCGGCGCCAACATTGTCGAAACCGTCGACCGCATTCAAGCCGCCCTGCCCGGTCTCGAAGCGATGCTGCCAGCCTCGGTGCAAGTGAAAACCTTGATCGACCGTACGCAGACCATTCGTGCCTCGCTGCATGAAGTCGAGATCACCCTGTTGATCGCGATCCTGCTGGTGGTCGCGGTGATGGCGCTGTTCTTGCGCCAATTGTCGGCAACCCTGATTGTTTCGGCCGTTCTCGGCGTGTCGCTGATCGCCAGTTTCGCCCTGATGTACCTCCTCGGTTTCAGCCTGAACAACCTGACATTGGTAGCAATCGTCGTCGCGGTCGGCTTCGTCGTCGACGATGCGATTGTGGTGGTGGAGAACATCCACCGGCATCTGGAGGCCGGCGACGACATGCGCGAAGCGGCGATCAAGGGCGCCGGCGAGATTGGCTTCACCGTGGTCTCGATCAGTTTCTCGCTGGTGGCGGCGTTTATTCCGCTGCTGTTCATGGGCGGGGTGGTCGGGCGACTGTTCAAGGAATTCGCCCTGACCGCGACCTCGACCATCATGATTTCCGTGGTGGTGTCGCTGACCCTCGCGCCGACGCTGGCGGCGCTGTTCATGCGCAAACCGGTGCACCACGCCCACACAAAACCGGGCTTCAGCGAACGTTTGCTCGGCTGGTACGAGAAAGGTCTGCGTCGCGCCCTCGCCCATCAGAAATTGATGATTGGCGTGTTCGGTCTGTCGCTGGCGCTGGCCATCGGCGGTTACATCTTTATCCCCAAAGGTTTCTTCCCGGTGCAGGACACCGGTTTCGTCCTCGGCACCACTGAAGCAGCTGCGGATATTTCCTACGGCGACATGGTGAAAAAACACTTGGCCATGGCCGAAATCGTCGCCGCCGACCCGGCGGTGCAGGCGTTTTCCCACTCGGTGGGTGTCTCCGGCAGTAACCAGACCATCGCCAACGGCCGCTTCTGGATCGCCCTGAAAAAACGCGGCGACCGCGACGTCAGCGCCAGCCAGTTTATCGACCGCATCCGCCCACAGCTGATGAAAGTCCCCGGCATCGTTCTCTATCTGCGCGCAGGGCAAGACATCAACCTCAGCTCTGGCCCGAGCCGTGCGCAGTACCAATACGTGCTGAAGAGTAACGACGGCGCGACCCTCGCCACATGGACGCAACGCCTCACCGAAAAACTGCGCAGCAACCCGGCGTTCCGCGACATTTCCAACGACCTGCAACTGGGCGGCAGCATCACCCATATCAGCATCGACCGCAGCGCCGCCGCCCGTTTCGGCCTGACCGCCAGCGATGTTGACGAGGCGTTGTACGACGCCTTCGGCCAGCGGCAGATCAACGAATTCCAGACTCAGGTCAATCAGTACAACGTGATTCTGGAGCTGGACACCAAACAACGCGGCAAGGCCGAAAGCCTCAACTATTTCTACCTGCGTTCGCCACTGAGTGGCGAGATGGTGCCGCTGTCGGCGCTGGCCAAATTCGACGCGCCGACCATTGGCCCGTTGTCGATTGCCCACGACGGGATGTTCCCGGCGGCCAACCTGTCGTTCAACCTGGCGCCCGGCGTGGCGTTGGGTGATGCGGTGATTCTGCTCAATCAGGCCAAGGCCGAGATCGGCATGCCGACAGCGATCAGCGGCAATTTCCAGGGTGCAGCGCAGGCGTTCCAGAGTTCGCTGGCCAGTCAGCCGTGGCTGATTCTCGCGGCACTGGTGGCGGTGTACATCATTCTTGGCGTGCTT comes from Pseudomonas sp. RU47 and encodes:
- a CDS encoding DUF6124 family protein yields the protein MTKPVPDPPIDPTTPLEDAIRADDQIKTREAIKRALDFYLCPEPVKPRQPSTMFLIHPDIDTESLLAHACESLASANVMAADLADQLSRPQRSTALAIQQIVMLAELAVNRALDRVDPQT
- a CDS encoding multidrug efflux RND transporter permease subunit, whose translation is MKAHKGVSTWCIDHPVATILLTIALVLVGAIAFPRLPIAPLPEAEFPTIQVSAQLPGASPDTMASSVATPLEVQFSAIPGMTQMTSSSALGSSLLTLQFTLDKSIDTAAQEVQAAINTAAGKLPKDMPTLPTWKKVNPADSPVLILSVSSTQMPGTELSDLVETLLSRQISQIDGVGQINITGQQRPAIRVQASADKLAAIGLTLADIRLAIQQTSLNLAKGALYGESSISTLSTNDQLFHPEDYSQLIVSYKDGAPVHLRDVAKVVNGSEDAYVQAWAGDQPGVNLVISRQPGANIVETVDRIQAALPGLEAMLPASVQVKTLIDRTQTIRASLHEVEITLLIAILLVVAVMALFLRQLSATLIVSAVLGVSLIASFALMYLLGFSLNNLTLVAIVVAVGFVVDDAIVVVENIHRHLEAGDDMREAAIKGAGEIGFTVVSISFSLVAAFIPLLFMGGVVGRLFKEFALTATSTIMISVVVSLTLAPTLAALFMRKPVHHAHTKPGFSERLLGWYEKGLRRALAHQKLMIGVFGLSLALAIGGYIFIPKGFFPVQDTGFVLGTTEAAADISYGDMVKKHLAMAEIVAADPAVQAFSHSVGVSGSNQTIANGRFWIALKKRGDRDVSASQFIDRIRPQLMKVPGIVLYLRAGQDINLSSGPSRAQYQYVLKSNDGATLATWTQRLTEKLRSNPAFRDISNDLQLGGSITHISIDRSAAARFGLTASDVDEALYDAFGQRQINEFQTQVNQYNVILELDTKQRGKAESLNYFYLRSPLSGEMVPLSALAKFDAPTIGPLSIAHDGMFPAANLSFNLAPGVALGDAVILLNQAKAEIGMPTAISGNFQGAAQAFQSSLASQPWLILAALVAVYIILGVLYESFVHPLTIISTLPAAGLGAVIMLWICGQDFSIMALIGLVLLIGIVKKNGILMIDFALEAQRHRGLSPQDAIFEACITRFRPIIMTTLAALLGALPLMLGYGTGAELRQPLGIAVVGGLLVSQMLTLFTTPVIYLWLERLFHRPKPMPSPALATTD
- a CDS encoding efflux RND transporter periplasmic adaptor subunit; amino-acid sequence: MRIQKNKALLATLLIVLAGAGLWYALKPAPTKLAIPTAIPVRVIAVSEKDVPRYTSGIGSVLSLHSVVVRPQIDGILTKILVKEGQLVKTGDLLATIDDRSIRASLDQARAQLGESQAQLQVALVNLKRYKLLTVDDGISKQTYDQQQALVNQLKATAQGNQASIDAAQVQLSYTQIRSPVTGRVGIRTVDEGNFLRMTDTAGLFTVTQIDPIAVEFSLPQQMLPTLQGLINDPQRAQVKAYIGADTDGETGNLLGEGHLTLIDNQINANTGTIRAKAEFANASQKLWPGLLVTVKIQTALDKDALVVPPTVVQRGLDQHFVYRVNGDKVEAVQVQMVYQGSGQDIIKGVKAGDVLVTDGQSRLKPGSTVQVMTEPAQVVQAEPKP